In Antricoccus suffuscus, one DNA window encodes the following:
- a CDS encoding DUF2207 domain-containing protein translates to MISTRLTGRRAITAAFLLVLFAALALAGFTQPAHADSGDKISKYDISYVVEPDGTVQVKETIDYEFSGGSRHGIYRNLAIRGPYPGNDNKDREYQIDNFAVSSPTGASTAFKKTVTQSDGGRSATAQYQIGSANQYVDSAETYVLTYDIKGALNPQKNADTEFFWNATGNGWDAQINNVSIDVTVPGGPQKIKCVQGPQGSTQACETAEVQGDKAVFFAAGGDSSASYGVTFDVAINPSKVDATPILVDRATWLNQHGFTLTNGIIGAIGVILVGVFGARTSRRMRDQRFTGVPPGVVPSKRELAAGGGIGVITDKGDIHPPVAFSPPKGMSPAEAAELMGGNTASEALPATVLDLAYRGVIRIHEDPTNGSEPGYIELVDASKATAAHERLLVDGMFPYGNPGEVCQLSAPTAGEPNKFYDGYVAMNGAVRTTVLDQKLYRPNDRYTRKSIRGLGVFLLAAGIIGSIWASSAHPTLVLWLVAAAVAGVVLLAIATKAKGSGLTATGRARLDQIEGFRTYLGTAEADQLRFEEGEDIFSRYLPWAVIFDMTERWSKICATLIEQGRIPAQPDWYIGNYSGFMAIAMISSLNSSISQAAAPPPSVNSGGGGGGFGGGSGFGGGGFSGGGGGGGGGGSW, encoded by the coding sequence GTGATCAGCACGCGCCTGACCGGGCGCCGTGCGATCACGGCGGCTTTTTTACTAGTCCTGTTTGCTGCCTTGGCGTTGGCCGGATTCACCCAGCCCGCGCACGCCGACAGTGGCGACAAGATCTCCAAGTACGACATCAGCTACGTCGTCGAGCCCGACGGCACAGTGCAGGTCAAGGAGACGATCGACTACGAGTTCTCCGGCGGCAGCCGCCATGGGATCTACCGCAACCTAGCGATACGCGGCCCGTATCCCGGTAACGACAACAAGGACCGCGAGTACCAGATCGACAACTTCGCAGTGTCGAGCCCAACGGGAGCATCGACGGCGTTCAAGAAGACGGTCACGCAGTCCGATGGCGGGCGGTCAGCGACAGCGCAATATCAGATCGGCAGCGCCAATCAGTATGTCGACAGCGCCGAGACCTATGTGTTGACCTACGACATCAAGGGCGCGCTCAACCCGCAGAAAAACGCTGATACGGAGTTCTTCTGGAACGCCACCGGCAACGGATGGGACGCGCAGATCAACAACGTGTCGATCGACGTCACCGTGCCGGGCGGCCCTCAGAAGATCAAGTGCGTGCAGGGTCCGCAAGGATCCACCCAAGCGTGCGAGACGGCGGAGGTGCAAGGCGACAAGGCCGTGTTCTTCGCCGCCGGAGGCGACTCGTCTGCGTCGTACGGCGTGACCTTTGACGTGGCGATCAACCCGAGCAAGGTCGACGCGACGCCGATCCTCGTCGACCGTGCCACATGGTTGAACCAACACGGCTTCACGCTGACCAACGGCATCATCGGCGCGATCGGGGTCATCCTGGTCGGTGTGTTCGGCGCGCGGACCTCCCGGCGGATGCGCGATCAGCGTTTCACCGGCGTACCGCCTGGCGTCGTACCGTCCAAACGTGAGCTCGCAGCCGGAGGTGGCATCGGCGTCATCACCGACAAGGGCGACATTCACCCGCCGGTCGCGTTCTCGCCGCCCAAGGGGATGTCGCCGGCCGAGGCCGCGGAGCTGATGGGTGGCAACACGGCCTCGGAGGCGCTGCCCGCCACGGTTCTGGACCTCGCATATCGCGGCGTGATCCGCATTCACGAAGATCCGACCAACGGCAGTGAGCCGGGCTATATCGAGCTGGTCGATGCCTCGAAGGCGACCGCCGCACACGAGAGACTGCTTGTCGACGGGATGTTTCCCTACGGCAACCCGGGCGAGGTCTGTCAGCTCAGCGCGCCGACAGCGGGTGAGCCCAATAAGTTCTACGACGGCTATGTGGCGATGAACGGTGCGGTCCGGACGACCGTTCTCGACCAGAAGCTCTACCGCCCGAATGACCGCTACACCCGCAAGAGCATCCGCGGGCTCGGCGTATTCCTTCTTGCGGCCGGGATCATCGGCAGTATCTGGGCGAGCAGTGCGCACCCCACTCTCGTGCTCTGGCTCGTCGCGGCCGCGGTCGCGGGCGTCGTACTGCTGGCCATTGCCACGAAGGCCAAGGGGTCGGGGCTCACGGCGACCGGACGGGCGAGGCTCGACCAGATTGAAGGGTTCCGGACCTACCTGGGCACGGCGGAGGCAGACCAGCTGCGGTTCGAGGAAGGCGAGGACATCTTCTCGCGCTACTTGCCATGGGCGGTCATCTTCGACATGACCGAACGCTGGTCGAAGATCTGCGCGACCCTCATCGAGCAAGGCCGTATCCCGGCCCAGCCAGACTGGTACATCGGCAACTACAGCGGCTTCATGGCTATTGCGATGATCTCGTCGCTGAACTCGTCGATCAGCCAGGCGGCCGCGCCACCTCCAAGCGTCAATTCCGGCGGCGGTGGCGGCGGATTCGGTGGCGGCAGCGGTTTCGGCGGCGGCGGCTTCTCCGGTGGGGGCGGCGGTGGCGGTGGCGGCGGCTCCTGGTAG
- the pdxT gene encoding pyridoxal 5'-phosphate synthase glutaminase subunit PdxT, translating into MSEPTIGVLALQGDIREHVAILTALGAHPRPVRRPEELDGLDGILLPGGESTTIDRLARIFGLMDPLRMAIKSGLPAYGSCAGMILLADRIEDGMADQQTIGGIDMVVRRNAFGRQVDSFEAQVRIAQIGEPDFHAVFIRAPWVESVSDDVEVLGKVETGEAAGRIVAVRHGNLIATSFHPELTDDHRVHGYFVDLAREYALDRKEHSQ; encoded by the coding sequence ATGAGCGAGCCAACTATCGGCGTACTCGCCCTACAAGGCGACATACGCGAACACGTCGCGATCCTCACTGCGCTAGGCGCGCACCCTCGCCCGGTACGCCGTCCCGAGGAGCTTGACGGCCTCGACGGAATCCTGCTGCCGGGCGGGGAGTCCACCACGATCGACCGGTTGGCCCGCATCTTCGGTTTGATGGATCCGTTGCGAATGGCGATCAAGAGCGGCCTGCCGGCGTACGGTTCGTGCGCCGGGATGATCTTGTTGGCCGATCGGATCGAGGACGGCATGGCCGACCAGCAGACCATCGGCGGGATCGACATGGTCGTACGCCGCAACGCCTTTGGCCGTCAGGTGGACTCGTTCGAGGCGCAAGTCCGCATCGCGCAGATCGGCGAACCGGACTTCCATGCGGTGTTCATCCGGGCGCCTTGGGTAGAGTCGGTGTCCGACGACGTCGAGGTACTCGGAAAAGTCGAGACCGGCGAGGCTGCCGGTAGAATCGTCGCGGTCCGGCACGGCAACCTCATTGCCACGTCGTTCCATCCCGAGTTGACCGACGATCACCGTGTGCACGGTTATTTCGTCGACCTGGCGCGTGAGTACGCACTTGACCGTAAGGAGCATTCGCAATGA
- a CDS encoding YebC/PmpR family DNA-binding transcriptional regulator — protein MSGHSKWATTKHKKAVIDAKRGKLFAKLVKNIEVAARVGGGDPDGNPTLFDAIQKAKKTSVPNDNIERARKRGAGEEAGGSDWQNITYEGYGPAGVAMLIECLTDNKNRAATEVRTSMTRNGGQMADPGSVAYMFTRKGVVIVPKGDLSEDDLLEVVLEAGAEEINDLGESFEIVSDAPDLVAVRTALQKSDIDYDSADSSFLPSVSVPLDEQSAPKVFKLIDALEDSDDVQNVYANFDVSDEVMAAISEE, from the coding sequence ATGAGCGGCCACAGTAAATGGGCTACCACCAAGCACAAGAAGGCCGTCATCGACGCGAAGCGCGGCAAGCTATTTGCCAAGCTCGTCAAGAACATTGAGGTAGCCGCGCGCGTCGGCGGCGGCGACCCGGACGGCAACCCGACGCTGTTCGATGCCATTCAGAAGGCGAAGAAAACCTCGGTCCCCAACGACAACATTGAGCGAGCGCGCAAGCGCGGCGCGGGTGAGGAAGCCGGCGGCTCAGACTGGCAGAACATCACCTACGAGGGTTACGGCCCGGCCGGAGTGGCGATGCTGATCGAGTGCCTCACCGACAACAAGAACCGCGCGGCCACCGAGGTGCGCACCTCGATGACGCGCAATGGCGGCCAGATGGCCGATCCTGGGTCGGTGGCCTACATGTTCACCCGCAAGGGCGTTGTCATCGTGCCGAAGGGTGACCTGTCCGAAGATGACCTGCTCGAGGTCGTGCTGGAGGCCGGCGCCGAGGAGATCAACGACCTCGGGGAGTCCTTCGAGATCGTCAGTGACGCACCGGACCTCGTAGCGGTGCGTACCGCGCTGCAGAAGTCGGACATCGACTACGACTCCGCGGACTCGTCGTTCCTCCCCAGCGTCAGCGTCCCGCTCGACGAGCAGAGCGCGCCGAAGGTCTTCAAGCTCATCGACGCGCTCGAGGACAGTGACGACGTACAAAACGTCTACGCCAACTTCGACGTCTCGGACGAGGTCATGGCGGCGATCTCCGAAGAGTAG
- the ruvC gene encoding crossover junction endodeoxyribonuclease RuvC, with protein MRVLGIDPGLTRCGVGIVEGSPGKPLTPVFHGVIRTAASAHIGERLDEIAQLLADYIRAYRPDAIAVERVFSQVNVSTVMGTAQASGVAILVGAQAKLPLSTYTPSEVKAAVSGSGRADKKQVQTMVARILRMSELPKPADAADALAIACCHIWRGGAKAKFDAAVIAAKAGIRQ; from the coding sequence ATGCGGGTGCTCGGTATCGATCCCGGTCTGACCCGGTGCGGTGTCGGAATCGTCGAGGGCAGTCCCGGCAAGCCGCTGACTCCGGTCTTCCACGGTGTGATCCGTACCGCCGCGAGCGCCCACATCGGCGAGCGGCTCGACGAAATCGCGCAGCTGCTGGCCGACTATATTCGTGCCTACCGCCCGGACGCGATCGCCGTTGAACGAGTCTTCAGCCAGGTCAACGTGTCGACCGTCATGGGTACGGCGCAGGCGTCGGGAGTCGCGATTCTCGTTGGGGCACAAGCGAAGTTGCCGCTCTCGACATACACCCCGAGCGAGGTCAAGGCGGCGGTGAGTGGCTCGGGACGGGCAGACAAGAAGCAGGTGCAGACAATGGTGGCGCGGATTCTGCGAATGTCGGAGCTACCTAAACCGGCGGATGCCGCCGACGCGCTTGCCATCGCGTGCTGTCATATTTGGCGCGGTGGCGCCAAAGCAAAGTTTGACGCCGCCGTCATCGCGGCGAAAGCAGGGATACGCCAATGA
- the ruvA gene encoding Holliday junction branch migration protein RuvA, giving the protein MIASLTGKVRSLGPQSVVLEVGGVGMLVQCAPGTLARLRIGETGALATSLVVREDSLTLYGFGDDDERVLFELLLSANGVGPKVAQAILATHPAREVRRAIATADHAVLTQVPGIGKKGAERIVIELRDKVGSLADDGSPQLQIAPAAPWRDQLHSALVGLGWSGKEADEALLLVEPEAAVAIETDGRVEVAVLLRSALRMLGRP; this is encoded by the coding sequence ATGATCGCGTCATTGACCGGCAAGGTCCGTTCGCTCGGCCCCCAATCTGTCGTCCTCGAGGTCGGTGGCGTCGGCATGTTGGTGCAATGCGCCCCGGGGACTCTCGCGCGCCTTCGGATAGGGGAGACCGGTGCCTTGGCGACCAGCCTCGTCGTACGCGAGGACTCGCTGACGCTCTACGGGTTCGGTGACGACGACGAGCGGGTGCTGTTCGAGCTGCTGCTGTCGGCGAACGGTGTCGGGCCGAAGGTCGCCCAGGCAATCCTCGCCACGCACCCGGCCCGAGAGGTACGCCGAGCGATCGCGACGGCCGACCACGCCGTACTGACCCAGGTGCCGGGCATCGGCAAGAAGGGCGCCGAACGAATCGTGATCGAGCTGCGCGACAAGGTCGGGTCACTTGCCGATGACGGCTCGCCGCAGCTTCAGATTGCCCCCGCCGCGCCGTGGCGTGACCAACTGCACAGTGCCCTTGTCGGGCTGGGCTGGTCGGGCAAAGAGGCAGACGAGGCGCTGTTGCTCGTCGAGCCGGAGGCCGCTGTCGCTATCGAGACCGACGGCCGGGTCGAGGTTGCGGTGCTGTTGCGCTCGGCGCTGCGGATGCTCGGCCGCCCATGA
- the ruvB gene encoding Holliday junction branch migration DNA helicase RuvB, which translates to MTYDEHESDEEVVSPYQVGEDRDVETSLRPKSLTEFVGQVRVRDQLGVVLESAKRRDQAPDHILLSGPPGLGKTSLAFIIALELGASIRVTSGPAIERAGDLAAMLSNLAEGDVLFIDEIHRIARPAEEMLYVAMEDFRVDVVVGKGPGATAIPLDVAPFTLVGATTRSGLLTGPLRDRFGFTAHMDFYSKDELVRVLHRSARLLEIDLTDEGADEIGRRSRGTPRIANRLLRRARDFAQVRANGVLTREVCRAALAVYDIDEIGLDRLDKLVLEALVNGFAGGPVGVSTLAIAVGEESQTIEEVVEPFLVRAGLLARTQRGRIATESAWQHLGLTPPTGR; encoded by the coding sequence ATGACGTACGACGAGCACGAGTCCGACGAGGAGGTCGTCTCGCCGTACCAGGTTGGCGAAGACCGCGACGTCGAGACCTCGTTGCGACCGAAGTCGCTGACCGAGTTCGTCGGCCAGGTGCGGGTGCGCGACCAGCTCGGCGTCGTACTCGAGAGTGCGAAGCGCCGCGACCAGGCGCCTGATCACATATTGCTCTCCGGGCCGCCGGGGTTAGGCAAGACCAGCCTCGCATTCATCATCGCGCTGGAGCTCGGCGCGTCGATCAGGGTCACCAGCGGTCCGGCCATCGAGCGAGCCGGAGATTTGGCGGCGATGCTGTCCAACCTCGCCGAGGGCGACGTGCTGTTCATCGACGAGATTCACCGGATCGCGCGTCCCGCCGAGGAGATGCTCTACGTCGCGATGGAGGACTTCCGGGTCGACGTCGTCGTCGGTAAAGGTCCCGGTGCTACGGCGATCCCGCTCGACGTCGCCCCGTTCACGCTGGTCGGCGCGACGACCCGCTCGGGTCTGCTTACCGGTCCGCTGCGCGACCGTTTCGGGTTTACCGCGCATATGGACTTTTACAGTAAAGACGAGCTTGTGCGGGTGCTTCACCGAAGCGCGCGGCTACTCGAGATCGATCTCACAGACGAGGGCGCCGACGAAATTGGCCGGCGCTCCCGGGGTACGCCGCGGATCGCCAACCGGCTGCTGCGTCGGGCACGCGACTTCGCCCAGGTGCGGGCCAACGGCGTACTGACCCGCGAGGTGTGCCGGGCCGCGCTGGCCGTCTATGACATCGACGAGATCGGGCTGGACCGGCTCGACAAGCTGGTGCTCGAGGCGCTGGTCAATGGCTTCGCCGGGGGACCGGTCGGCGTGTCGACACTCGCTATTGCGGTGGGCGAGGAGTCGCAGACGATCGAAGAGGTGGTCGAGCCGTTTTTGGTGCGGGCCGGCTTGCTCGCGCGCACCCAACGCGGCCGGATCGCGACCGAAAGCGCGTGGCAACATCTCGGCTTAACGCCACCCACTGGAAGATAG
- the yajC gene encoding preprotein translocase subunit YajC — translation MPVLAAQQSSGFGSVPMLIIIAVLFGGLIYMQVRARKRMAAKQAAMVSDLAIGSKVVMISGLKGTVAGVSKDEVEVEIAPGVISTFVTKAIGSIENPSNAADDIAVDRTNQTPGDDIIGSGKSDPESPITEN, via the coding sequence GTGCCCGTTCTCGCCGCTCAACAAAGTTCCGGCTTCGGTTCCGTACCGATGCTGATCATCATTGCCGTGCTGTTCGGCGGACTCATCTACATGCAGGTTCGCGCTCGCAAGAGGATGGCCGCCAAGCAGGCCGCGATGGTCTCCGATCTCGCGATCGGTAGCAAGGTCGTGATGATCAGCGGCCTCAAGGGCACCGTCGCAGGAGTGAGCAAGGACGAGGTCGAGGTCGAAATCGCGCCGGGCGTTATATCCACCTTCGTCACGAAGGCGATCGGTAGCATCGAAAACCCTAGCAACGCGGCCGACGATATCGCCGTCGACCGCACGAACCAGACCCCTGGCGACGACATCATCGGATCCGGCAAGTCCGATCCAGAATCGCCGATCACTGAGAACTGA
- the secD gene encoding protein translocase subunit SecD — MARPSGYMPVARYFISFALLLAVIYAAFLFGGKGLTPKLGLDLQGGTTVTLRALTSKGNAPSAQDLNVARQIIQNRVNGLGVTSAEVTTEGDRNIVISIPGAGSEEAKQLGQTALLELRPVVQAVGKSAPGQSAANPKGTTATDKVVTVNQGAATPEEAATIATTLDCSATNLAPPPPAKQYMAACGADGTTYVLGPVIIKGTSIKDASSSFDTQGGQGWQVSLDFNNAGSAIWSKYTAENIGKNVAFVLDQKILSAPTINSAIPGTTSITGSFTKKSAGDLANSLKFGALPLNFTQSEAQTISATLGLASLEAGLIAGAIGLALVILYCLLYYRLLGIVTILSLALSAAVIYPILVLLGRGIGLTLSLSGIAGFIVAIGITADSFVVYFERIKDEVMDGRSTKSAVPRAWVRARRTILSADAVSFLAAAILYFLTVGEVKGFAFTLGLSTVLDLIVVFLFTHPLVSWLSRFRWFASPTFSGLGRNVRHSRTHEAESRAKKAAKAKRAASKNAVGKNDVEPPDEDPDDDSVTPTLSDGKSDTTVGASAKERAAARRAALSAKES, encoded by the coding sequence GTGGCACGCCCATCTGGATACATGCCGGTTGCCAGGTATTTCATATCGTTCGCCTTGTTGCTTGCGGTCATTTACGCTGCGTTCCTGTTCGGCGGCAAAGGGCTCACCCCGAAGTTAGGTCTTGACCTGCAAGGCGGCACTACCGTCACGTTGCGGGCGCTGACGAGCAAGGGAAACGCGCCCAGCGCCCAAGACCTCAACGTGGCCCGACAGATCATCCAAAACCGAGTCAACGGGCTCGGCGTGACCTCGGCCGAAGTGACCACCGAGGGCGATCGCAATATCGTGATCTCGATTCCAGGCGCCGGCAGCGAAGAGGCCAAGCAACTCGGCCAGACCGCCCTGCTCGAGCTGCGTCCTGTCGTACAGGCCGTCGGCAAGAGCGCACCAGGACAAAGCGCGGCCAACCCTAAGGGCACGACGGCAACCGACAAAGTCGTGACGGTCAACCAGGGCGCGGCGACCCCCGAGGAAGCCGCAACCATAGCGACCACCCTCGACTGCTCGGCGACCAACCTCGCCCCGCCGCCGCCTGCCAAGCAGTACATGGCGGCGTGCGGCGCCGACGGTACGACGTACGTCCTCGGCCCGGTCATCATCAAGGGCACGAGCATTAAGGACGCGTCCTCCAGCTTCGATACCCAGGGCGGTCAGGGCTGGCAGGTCAGCCTCGACTTCAACAACGCCGGCTCGGCGATCTGGTCGAAGTACACCGCGGAAAACATCGGCAAGAACGTCGCCTTCGTACTCGACCAGAAGATCCTGTCGGCGCCGACGATCAACTCGGCCATCCCGGGTACCACGAGCATCACGGGCAGTTTTACCAAAAAGAGCGCAGGCGACCTGGCCAACTCGCTGAAGTTTGGTGCCCTGCCGCTGAACTTCACCCAGTCCGAAGCGCAGACGATCTCCGCGACACTCGGCCTCGCCTCCCTTGAGGCCGGTCTGATCGCCGGTGCCATCGGCTTGGCGCTCGTCATCCTCTACTGCCTGCTGTACTACCGGCTGCTGGGAATCGTCACGATTCTCAGCTTGGCGCTGTCCGCGGCGGTCATCTACCCGATTCTGGTACTGCTCGGCCGCGGGATCGGGTTGACCTTGTCGCTGTCCGGAATTGCCGGCTTTATCGTCGCCATCGGTATTACCGCGGACTCGTTTGTCGTCTACTTCGAAAGAATCAAAGACGAGGTCATGGATGGGCGGTCGACCAAGTCCGCCGTGCCTCGAGCGTGGGTCCGCGCGCGTCGTACCATTCTGTCCGCCGACGCCGTCAGCTTCCTCGCCGCGGCGATTCTCTACTTCCTCACCGTGGGAGAGGTCAAGGGGTTCGCCTTCACGCTGGGCCTCTCAACCGTTCTCGACCTCATCGTCGTGTTCCTGTTCACTCACCCGCTGGTGTCGTGGCTGTCTCGGTTCCGGTGGTTCGCCTCGCCGACGTTCTCCGGTCTCGGCCGCAATGTGCGGCACAGCAGGACCCATGAGGCCGAGTCGCGGGCCAAAAAGGCCGCTAAGGCGAAGCGCGCGGCCAGCAAGAATGCGGTCGGCAAGAATGACGTGGAACCGCCGGACGAGGACCCCGACGACGACTCGGTCACCCCGACCTTGAGCGACGGCAAATCCGATACAACCGTTGGCGCCAGCGCCAAGGAACGCGCCGCCGCCCGCCGCGCGGCGCTTTCGGCGAAGGAGTCCTAG
- the secF gene encoding protein translocase subunit SecF: MADETAPDETVPEEVDFPDNAKPEETTPEEPESEQTVAAAAVASQKQAKKRNGFGHRLYTGEAGFHFVENRKRFYYVSIALVLASLALFVFKGLNFGIDFAGGNTFQVPGKASEVSAAKSVVQKGLDAATKQAKADAKDPGSVAPAELATAQVVGTGNNTSILIKTTSVSPPAATAISNSLAAAFESDIKARLAAAGTPVTTQSIQAQVSNNAIDATWGSDVSRKAVIALLVFLVAVSIFLRIRYRMGLVVGALVALLHDLVVTAGIYALVGFEVTPATVIGLLTILGFSLYDTVVVFDKVDENTRGLSGGSRMTFSEGTNLAINQTLMRSINTTVISLLPVAALLFVGAGLLGAGTLKDLALVLLIGMAAGAYSSIFLAAPIACDITERRPEYRELAKRVKNRENKDAKKAEKVASSGDSVNDAEVMRVRQVVTAGVGAKPKPGAKPLVGKPSARPVAAAKAATPAKAASPAKKAAAPAKKAAAPAKKAATPAKAASPAKKSAAPAKSDEAPAPAAGEPTRAARTPRRTSVISQRKPARESDPSDSSATTSGNDSGTEPAPGDKPQRKSGRK; the protein is encoded by the coding sequence GTGGCCGACGAAACCGCACCCGACGAAACCGTCCCCGAGGAAGTCGATTTCCCCGACAACGCGAAACCCGAAGAGACGACGCCAGAAGAACCGGAATCGGAACAGACCGTAGCCGCGGCAGCGGTTGCGAGTCAGAAGCAGGCCAAGAAGCGGAACGGCTTTGGGCACCGCCTGTATACCGGTGAGGCCGGCTTCCACTTCGTCGAGAATCGCAAGCGCTTCTACTATGTGTCGATCGCGCTGGTCTTGGCCAGCCTCGCGCTGTTCGTGTTCAAGGGACTCAACTTCGGGATCGACTTCGCCGGCGGTAACACCTTCCAGGTACCCGGCAAGGCATCGGAGGTCTCGGCCGCGAAGAGCGTCGTACAAAAGGGCCTTGACGCGGCGACGAAACAGGCCAAGGCAGACGCCAAGGACCCTGGTTCGGTCGCGCCTGCCGAGCTTGCGACGGCGCAGGTTGTCGGCACCGGCAACAACACCTCCATCCTGATTAAGACCACGTCCGTCTCGCCACCGGCGGCGACCGCGATCTCCAACTCGCTTGCCGCCGCATTCGAATCTGACATCAAGGCGCGCCTGGCGGCCGCCGGTACGCCGGTCACCACCCAGTCGATTCAGGCGCAGGTCAGCAACAACGCGATCGACGCCACGTGGGGTAGCGACGTCTCACGCAAGGCGGTGATCGCGCTGCTGGTGTTCCTCGTCGCGGTGTCCATATTCTTGCGGATCCGTTACCGGATGGGGCTGGTCGTCGGTGCCCTTGTCGCGCTCCTGCACGACCTTGTCGTGACGGCCGGCATCTATGCCCTCGTTGGCTTCGAGGTCACTCCGGCGACCGTGATCGGATTGCTCACCATCCTCGGGTTCTCGCTCTATGACACGGTCGTGGTGTTCGACAAGGTCGACGAAAACACCCGCGGACTGTCCGGCGGCTCCCGGATGACGTTCTCGGAAGGCACGAACCTCGCGATCAACCAGACGCTCATGCGCTCGATCAACACGACGGTCATCTCGCTGCTGCCGGTGGCGGCACTGCTATTCGTCGGTGCCGGGCTGCTCGGCGCGGGCACCCTCAAGGACCTCGCGCTGGTGCTCTTGATCGGTATGGCCGCGGGCGCGTACTCCTCGATCTTTCTTGCCGCCCCGATCGCGTGCGACATCACCGAACGGCGACCGGAATATCGCGAACTGGCCAAGCGGGTGAAGAACCGCGAAAACAAGGACGCCAAGAAGGCCGAGAAGGTCGCGTCCAGCGGGGACTCGGTAAACGACGCGGAAGTGATGCGGGTGCGACAAGTCGTGACCGCCGGTGTTGGCGCCAAGCCAAAGCCCGGCGCGAAGCCACTCGTCGGGAAGCCATCGGCGCGGCCGGTGGCAGCGGCGAAGGCCGCGACTCCTGCCAAGGCTGCTAGCCCGGCCAAGAAGGCCGCGGCGCCCGCCAAGAAGGCCGCGGCGCCCGCTAAGAAGGCTGCGACTCCTGCCAAGGCTGCTAGCCCGGCCAAGAAGTCCGCGGCGCCCGCCAAAAGCGACGAGGCGCCCGCACCGGCCGCAGGCGAACCCACCAGAGCGGCGCGAACGCCGCGGCGTACCTCGGTAATCTCGCAACGGAAACCAGCACGAGAGTCGGATCCATCGGATTCTTCGGCTACGACAAGTGGCAACGATTCCGGCACCGAGCCCGCGCCAGGCGACAAACCACAGCGAAAGTCAGGACGCAAATGA
- a CDS encoding adenine phosphoribosyltransferase: protein MTGLTDQNEITSVVSTHVLETPDFPSEGVLFRDFTPLFCDGSAFARVVDLIAEQVTAKGGVDLVAGIEARGFLLCAAIGYKLGAGVVPIRKAGKLPAPTVTESYALEYAEATIEIGPHAVNKGDRVLLVDDVLATGGTMVAAATLMRKLGAEVVDSWVLLEIEALGGAKAMQAADLTFNTAMTV, encoded by the coding sequence ATGACGGGATTGACCGACCAGAACGAGATCACCTCAGTCGTCAGCACGCACGTGCTGGAGACACCGGACTTTCCGAGTGAGGGTGTGCTGTTCCGGGACTTCACCCCGTTATTTTGCGACGGCAGTGCCTTCGCTCGAGTCGTCGATCTGATCGCCGAGCAGGTAACGGCCAAGGGCGGCGTCGACCTGGTCGCCGGCATCGAGGCCCGCGGCTTTCTGCTGTGCGCGGCCATCGGCTACAAACTCGGCGCAGGCGTCGTACCGATCCGGAAGGCCGGCAAGCTGCCGGCACCGACGGTGACGGAGAGCTATGCACTGGAGTACGCCGAGGCAACGATTGAGATCGGTCCGCACGCGGTCAACAAGGGTGATCGCGTGCTGCTCGTCGATGATGTCCTGGCGACCGGCGGCACCATGGTCGCGGCCGCGACGCTGATGCGCAAACTCGGCGCGGAGGTCGTCGATTCTTGGGTGCTGCTTGAGATCGAGGCACTTGGCGGCGCGAAGGCCATGCAGGCGGCCGATCTGACGTTCAACACGGCGATGACAGTCTAG